The following proteins are co-located in the Candidatus Hydrogenedentota bacterium genome:
- a CDS encoding serine protease, whose amino-acid sequence MKQAFGYFAMGLAGAVLALGGHELLRTENTTVSTPPPAPVKYVSLPGPNGVATTALDFTYAAENTVNAVVHV is encoded by the coding sequence ATGAAACAAGCATTCGGATACTTCGCCATGGGCCTCGCTGGAGCGGTGCTCGCACTGGGAGGCCACGAACTGCTCCGCACGGAGAACACAACGGTAAGCACACCACCACCCGCTCCGGTGAAATACGTGAGCCTACCGGGTCCGAACGGTGTGGCTACCACAGCGCTCGATTTCACCTACGCCGCGGAGAACACCGTGAATGCCGTGGTGCACGTGA